One region of Desulfosporosinus acidiphilus SJ4 genomic DNA includes:
- a CDS encoding chromosome condensation regulator produces MLKRLSIIFSSIVILFLFACSAVYADTIFGASGDVPDVGSNYTVVPIDGLAQANQAVNQMVTALNNGEHIIIAGGTGGSVTSSMIQSVMSQVKPNGGSITVVAGIASDQTYTMMQQYTSKQTVSVPGNGTGNQTPNSNASTYGYASQPGGSWTGTSITAYNYGQTLLTSTAPGNTTGGLLNYKFPTVPVYVAPPPFFPPRPSIVGSVSSHDAYPGQVLTLKATLGSATTSGRAVDNMGNTVQITSTGNFSYTVPSNMKIGDTITFTFYASNQWIDNIMGNTDYTFVENNMTVTATANPKTLAPTEWTSLSANTTGFSNKVTALAQPVQIDATKSTIAAGSGHTLAVRSDSTVWSAGSNTFGQLGNNSTANSSTPVQVSGLSSIVGVSAGDSTSMALRSDGIVFVWGRGTEGQLGNGTYSNSSTPVQVPGLSNIVSISCGGYHCMALRKDGAVFVWGYGYNGELGNNTYSCSATPLQVQNLPKITCIGAGAYHCLAVAYDGTCWSWGYNNYGQLGDGTTTNRSIPVQVIGITNAKFVSGGMYHSVLQSTDGSFYGWGWNAYGQLGKGDNGDSYVPAGMVGWSGQSIVACGYSTTIIGNDNTVYSTGYGGDGQLGNGTNNTSYTFVSTGLINTLRIASGPYDCRTVLAITADYSAHVWGQNAYGQYGDMNTVNSNTPTDYASTKNIAKALSVNQQNDQYSMLLKSDGSVWAWGNNGEYQLGIAGSNGTDIWTPTEVTTGMVDIAMPGGGYTYNTYGVKSDGTVWAWGQCSEIYVGWGRNQTFEGEGPPVQVTALNNIASISTGNGALYFVKKDGTVCDINGNVIPGTANIIKASTSLYGMVTMLKSDGTVWSYGTDSSGNGGLGGASPTSNAVQIPGLSGIIDIADNSNNVLALKSDGTVYHWGGIWDTIHGVEVYGSSTPSLVSGLSNIKYLYIGEWTLYAIDGNGNGWRWGWFTDSSGHASLTYPPVSTSTILPYGIYALNSSSYTTIPNNIFKLCENVNGELSFIPTNGTIASVNLFANNSITYSIGSTSSYTPITINFTPSDYSYPQSNSWTASLQIPINAPINSQVIVNVTSQSPWLNTSDSKHQSVSTSIVLNIKNTIKLSNASTSATHVSPGQTITVSTASTGYALGVVAYGTNPSNPSNPIAFNMNANTAVATIPKDNTWWVNFTIPSNAPTGAYTIWLVGYNNVFINQPNSVPLYLNVTVGSPPLEITSVSATDPVWSHRSNLNLINATDLSTFSTWNSSDGWQSVGVQQSDGFWQVPRVSRSGNTNSEILMSNQYSVTAGQTYTESFLYKTDGTDNSDIQIVFWTGPRWVAVPATVTNLGNGIKQATASFTINSGETTLRALDTLPPSGNWNNISFANGQLYLSNQNIVTVYATTSGSTDHINISVSGQAQTNGVINPYSIALPNMLSSNKTNWYITYQVPDNVPDGSPLTFALTAVSPSGVSYGPVYTAVTVARHLDVFGHVSTQTASPGQVVPIDATTNGYASSVTVQDNFSSSSVSLNPIGSITSAGNMWTGSYTIPPSARIGQSITLTYTPKDVNNGTAFTGNPDQKTILVVNNPQIISTTFNQTYPYAGATTGAPTGTVDAIVLTSGWINSLNVSWDTSYSIPATSYIDIDSKGTRQWTIKGLTVPANADVSNVIPTYLNIRAQTPYIEQSTGGYQTVTGTATLPIANTIVTTAQQLANPVINVSAGPATVTITVKTTGYATQAWAKTISGTTIQVGSTVTGTIPYSNTFTGTYTVPQGTPSQIFEIPVWATNTTAFVNQPQSNLDYIDLNIGGLPSIFSASLNPYTINLPATEADRTITLYTQTTGQVSGVQVSLSVNGGPSVILPSGTMAATSGSAPGLVNWQGSYVVDPSTPDQTQLTFTFQAKDSGGNPSGPTITPHYVTVFHAKPPIVVITH; encoded by the coding sequence ATGCTTAAAAGATTAAGCATTATTTTTTCGTCCATTGTAATTCTCTTTCTTTTTGCTTGTTCTGCAGTTTATGCAGATACTATTTTCGGAGCAAGTGGGGATGTCCCTGATGTAGGGAGTAACTATACGGTCGTACCAATTGATGGCCTTGCTCAAGCGAATCAGGCTGTCAACCAGATGGTTACTGCCCTCAACAACGGTGAGCATATCATCATTGCGGGTGGTACAGGTGGGTCGGTCACGTCTTCCATGATCCAGAGCGTGATGAGCCAGGTTAAGCCTAATGGGGGGTCTATTACGGTTGTCGCAGGGATAGCCAGCGATCAGACATATACGATGATGCAGCAGTACACCTCTAAGCAGACAGTGAGCGTTCCAGGTAATGGCACTGGAAATCAAACACCCAACTCAAATGCCTCGACCTACGGATATGCTTCTCAACCTGGCGGCTCATGGACGGGTACTTCTATCACGGCCTATAACTATGGCCAAACTCTTCTGACAAGTACAGCCCCAGGAAACACAACTGGCGGCCTTTTAAATTATAAATTTCCAACAGTTCCGGTTTATGTTGCTCCACCACCGTTCTTTCCTCCGAGACCCTCAATAGTCGGTTCAGTAAGCAGTCACGATGCCTACCCTGGGCAGGTATTGACTCTTAAGGCTACATTAGGGAGTGCAACAACTTCGGGGCGAGCAGTAGATAATATGGGAAACACAGTTCAAATAACTAGCACAGGCAATTTCAGCTATACCGTGCCATCTAATATGAAGATCGGAGATACAATAACCTTTACCTTCTACGCTTCAAACCAATGGATCGATAACATAATGGGTAATACGGATTACACTTTTGTAGAAAATAACATGACTGTGACTGCAACGGCTAATCCAAAAACATTGGCTCCGACAGAATGGACTTCTTTATCAGCAAACACCACTGGTTTTTCAAATAAAGTTACGGCTTTGGCGCAGCCTGTACAAATAGACGCAACTAAATCAACTATAGCAGCTGGTTCAGGTCATACATTAGCAGTACGTTCAGATTCTACAGTATGGTCAGCAGGAAGTAATACTTTCGGGCAACTAGGTAATAATTCTACCGCTAATAGCAGCACCCCGGTACAAGTATCAGGTCTATCGAGCATAGTAGGAGTAAGTGCCGGAGATTCAACTAGTATGGCACTTAGATCAGATGGTATTGTATTCGTTTGGGGTAGAGGTACCGAAGGGCAATTAGGTAACGGAACATATTCAAATAGCTCGACACCGGTACAGGTCCCAGGGCTATCCAACATAGTATCAATTAGCTGTGGTGGATACCATTGTATGGCACTTCGAAAAGATGGGGCTGTATTTGTATGGGGTTATGGATATAACGGAGAACTTGGAAATAATACTTATTCGTGTAGTGCAACGCCATTACAAGTACAAAACTTACCAAAAATAACCTGTATAGGTGCTGGTGCTTATCACTGTTTAGCTGTGGCATATGATGGAACCTGTTGGTCATGGGGTTACAACAATTACGGTCAATTAGGTGACGGAACAACCACAAATAGAAGTATACCAGTACAAGTTATAGGAATCACGAATGCAAAGTTTGTATCTGGAGGTATGTATCACTCAGTACTACAGAGCACTGACGGGTCATTTTATGGCTGGGGATGGAACGCATATGGGCAACTGGGCAAAGGGGATAACGGAGATTCATATGTACCAGCTGGAATGGTAGGATGGTCAGGTCAATCAATTGTAGCCTGCGGTTACAGTACTACAATTATAGGTAACGACAATACGGTGTACTCCACAGGTTACGGCGGAGACGGTCAATTAGGAAATGGCACAAATAACACATCATATACATTTGTGAGTACAGGATTAATAAACACATTAAGAATTGCGTCAGGACCCTATGATTGCAGAACAGTATTAGCAATTACGGCAGATTATTCGGCGCATGTATGGGGACAAAATGCCTATGGACAGTATGGCGATATGAATACGGTCAATAGTAATACGCCAACAGATTATGCTTCAACGAAAAATATAGCTAAGGCATTGTCTGTTAATCAGCAAAATGACCAGTATTCGATGCTGCTAAAATCTGACGGATCAGTATGGGCATGGGGGAATAATGGAGAATATCAGCTTGGAATAGCAGGTAGTAACGGTACAGACATATGGACACCTACAGAGGTAACTACAGGTATGGTAGATATAGCCATGCCTGGAGGAGGTTATACCTACAATACGTATGGTGTAAAATCTGATGGGACTGTGTGGGCTTGGGGGCAGTGCTCTGAAATTTATGTAGGGTGGGGACGCAATCAAACGTTTGAAGGTGAGGGGCCACCGGTACAAGTAACTGCTCTCAATAATATAGCGTCAATTTCAACCGGAAATGGGGCTTTGTATTTTGTAAAAAAAGATGGTACTGTCTGTGATATCAATGGTAATGTAATACCTGGTACAGCTAATATAATAAAAGCTTCTACGTCTTTATACGGAATGGTTACAATGTTAAAATCTGATGGAACTGTGTGGTCTTACGGCACTGACTCGTCTGGTAATGGTGGTTTAGGTGGAGCATCACCAACTTCAAATGCTGTGCAAATACCAGGACTATCAGGAATAATAGATATAGCAGACAACAGCAATAATGTCCTAGCTTTAAAATCCGATGGAACGGTCTATCACTGGGGTGGGATATGGGACACTATTCATGGGGTGGAGGTCTATGGTTCAAGTACGCCTTCATTAGTATCTGGATTATCTAATATAAAATATTTATATATTGGCGAATGGACCCTATACGCTATAGATGGTAACGGTAATGGTTGGCGATGGGGGTGGTTTACAGACTCCTCTGGCCACGCAAGTTTAACCTATCCACCTGTCAGCACTTCAACAATATTACCATATGGCATATACGCTTTAAACAGCTCCTCTTATACTACAATCCCAAATAATATATTTAAATTGTGTGAAAATGTTAATGGCGAACTCTCGTTTATCCCAACCAATGGAACTATCGCATCAGTAAATTTATTTGCAAATAATTCTATAACATACTCAATAGGTTCAACATCATCATACACGCCAATAACAATAAACTTTACTCCTAGTGATTACTCCTATCCTCAATCAAATTCCTGGACAGCGAGTTTACAAATACCCATCAATGCACCAATTAATTCACAGGTAATTGTTAATGTGACCTCGCAGTCACCTTGGCTTAATACTAGTGACTCTAAACACCAATCAGTATCTACTTCAATTGTGTTAAATATCAAAAATACAATAAAGTTATCGAATGCAAGTACTTCGGCAACTCATGTATCTCCTGGACAAACAATTACAGTATCCACGGCATCTACAGGTTATGCGTTAGGTGTTGTTGCTTACGGGACAAATCCATCTAATCCGAGTAATCCAATAGCTTTCAATATGAATGCTAATACGGCGGTCGCGACGATCCCCAAGGATAATACGTGGTGGGTTAATTTCACCATTCCTTCAAATGCACCAACGGGAGCCTATACTATTTGGTTAGTAGGATACAACAATGTATTTATTAATCAGCCTAATAGTGTACCACTCTACTTAAATGTTACAGTAGGTTCTCCACCATTAGAAATAACAAGTGTAAGCGCGACTGATCCAGTTTGGTCGCATCGATCAAATCTCAATTTGATTAATGCTACTGATCTAAGTACCTTCTCTACATGGAATTCTTCAGATGGTTGGCAATCAGTAGGTGTTCAACAATCGGATGGATTTTGGCAAGTGCCAAGAGTAAGTAGATCAGGTAACACAAATTCTGAGATTTTAATGTCTAATCAGTATTCGGTTACAGCTGGACAAACATACACTGAATCGTTTTTGTATAAAACAGATGGTACCGATAATTCGGATATACAAATCGTATTTTGGACCGGTCCTCGATGGGTAGCTGTCCCGGCAACGGTTACTAATCTAGGGAACGGTATAAAACAGGCCACAGCATCATTTACAATAAACTCAGGTGAGACAACGCTAAGGGCTTTAGACACGCTGCCGCCTTCGGGAAATTGGAATAACATTTCATTTGCCAATGGACAGTTATACCTTTCCAACCAAAATATTGTTACTGTTTACGCAACGACATCCGGTTCAACTGATCATATTAATATTTCGGTATCCGGACAAGCACAAACAAACGGTGTAATCAATCCCTATTCTATTGCACTTCCGAATATGCTCAGTAGTAATAAAACCAATTGGTATATCACCTATCAGGTACCAGATAATGTACCAGACGGAAGCCCTCTCACATTTGCTTTAACAGCGGTTTCCCCCTCTGGCGTATCTTACGGGCCAGTTTATACGGCTGTTACCGTAGCTCGTCATTTAGACGTATTTGGACATGTCAGTACACAAACTGCATCCCCAGGTCAAGTAGTTCCTATAGATGCGACAACCAATGGTTATGCAAGCTCTGTTACAGTTCAGGATAATTTCTCAAGTTCGAGTGTTTCCCTTAATCCTATTGGCTCAATTACGTCTGCTGGAAACATGTGGACAGGCAGCTATACTATCCCGCCAAGTGCAAGGATCGGACAGTCAATTACCTTAACATATACCCCAAAAGACGTTAATAATGGAACTGCGTTTACAGGGAATCCGGATCAAAAAACAATTCTAGTTGTAAATAACCCTCAAATTATTTCGACAACATTTAACCAAACCTATCCCTATGCTGGAGCTACTACAGGGGCACCAACAGGGACCGTGGATGCAATTGTACTCACTTCAGGATGGATCAATTCCCTCAATGTGAGTTGGGACACATCCTATTCTATTCCAGCGACAAGTTACATTGATATTGATAGTAAAGGAACGAGACAGTGGACGATTAAGGGGCTTACAGTACCGGCAAATGCGGATGTGAGCAATGTGATTCCTACGTATCTGAATATAAGAGCTCAAACGCCTTATATTGAACAGTCAACAGGGGGCTATCAGACGGTAACAGGTACAGCAACGCTTCCGATTGCCAATACGATTGTCACTACGGCTCAACAGTTAGCTAATCCTGTGATCAATGTCTCAGCAGGTCCAGCGACGGTTACAATCACTGTTAAAACAACTGGCTACGCAACTCAGGCTTGGGCCAAGACAATCTCAGGAACTACAATTCAGGTTGGTTCAACCGTCACTGGGACAATTCCTTACTCAAATACCTTTACCGGCACCTATACGGTACCTCAAGGCACGCCAAGTCAGATATTTGAGATCCCAGTATGGGCCACAAACACAACTGCCTTTGTGAACCAACCTCAATCAAATCTAGATTATATTGATTTGAATATCGGTGGGTTGCCATCTATCTTTTCAGCGAGTTTGAACCCATATACTATTAATCTACCGGCTACTGAAGCAGATCGAACAATAACACTCTATACACAGACGACAGGTCAGGTATCCGGTGTTCAAGTGAGCTTGTCTGTAAACGGCGGTCCGTCCGTGATCCTGCCTTCAGGGACCATGGCGGCTACATCAGGATCGGCACCAGGGTTAGTAAATTGGCAGGGCTCATACGTTGTCGATCCAAGTACACCGGATCAAACGCAGCTTACCTTTACGTTTCAGGCTAAAGATTCTGGAGGGAATCCTAGCGGTCCGACAATTACCCCTCATTATGTAACGGTCTTTCATGCCAAACCACCAATAGTAGTTATCACACACTGA
- a CDS encoding cell division GTPase: protein MAHKKKGVLHMTMAYKKPEINVPLLGIGCGQCGSNMLAAGDKLGLFENCAGINTTTSDEMALPESNQIHCLNPDNPKRGAGKDATKGAELFRDSLQDVVRPRLGLIFGRNSADSPYMITAAMGGGSGNGIAPLLARTLRQATDQPILGLMTLPEDSFLDPLSSRNVLVGLQEISSSRTFDTLFLVDNNKIYKRLNEKTTLAAVNELVWKPLQHTLSYVGKKSTATMDVEDFERLIRMGRCGAIYEIEVPESKATSAEMLREFVLKSWSNEHHFYPDEFSNPEQHIDNKYTYGFGLLVACAPIMFSKHQALFERFYAELTDLLPNVRSQRGFVTDESLVDKIRIITIVTGLPYPMERISEIRERFEQGSKTVVDDTPNFLEGLDRRALVGQPVIKKTNTESFSILSLAEEEDAPSEENDSLLLSPLFSSSKPKKKRKGLNFAD from the coding sequence ATGGCTCACAAAAAGAAAGGAGTTCTTCATATGACAATGGCTTATAAGAAACCTGAAATCAATGTTCCTCTTCTTGGTATTGGTTGTGGTCAATGTGGTTCCAATATGTTAGCTGCCGGTGATAAGTTAGGACTGTTTGAAAATTGTGCCGGTATAAATACTACGACCAGTGATGAAATGGCGCTTCCGGAAAGCAATCAGATTCATTGTCTTAATCCGGATAACCCTAAACGGGGTGCTGGTAAAGACGCTACCAAGGGCGCAGAACTTTTTCGAGATAGTTTACAAGATGTAGTTAGGCCACGTTTAGGGCTGATCTTTGGCCGTAATTCGGCAGATAGTCCCTATATGATAACAGCTGCTATGGGTGGTGGTTCCGGAAACGGTATCGCTCCATTATTGGCTAGAACGTTGCGACAAGCTACAGACCAACCAATTCTCGGACTCATGACTCTTCCTGAAGATAGTTTTCTTGATCCCTTAAGCTCTCGAAACGTTTTAGTTGGTCTGCAAGAAATCAGTTCTAGCCGAACCTTTGATACGTTATTTCTCGTTGACAATAACAAGATTTATAAGCGACTGAATGAAAAAACGACTTTGGCAGCTGTCAATGAGCTTGTCTGGAAACCTCTGCAGCATACGCTTAGTTATGTTGGTAAGAAATCAACAGCGACCATGGATGTAGAGGATTTTGAAAGACTCATACGTATGGGGCGCTGCGGGGCTATTTACGAAATTGAAGTTCCGGAATCAAAGGCTACTTCGGCAGAAATGTTGAGGGAGTTTGTCCTGAAATCCTGGTCGAATGAGCATCATTTTTACCCGGACGAGTTTTCAAATCCGGAGCAGCATATTGATAATAAATATACCTATGGCTTTGGTCTCCTGGTTGCTTGCGCGCCGATTATGTTTAGCAAGCACCAGGCTCTTTTCGAACGGTTTTATGCCGAGCTTACAGATCTTCTTCCCAATGTTCGAAGCCAAAGAGGGTTTGTGACGGATGAAAGCTTAGTTGATAAGATTCGAATTATTACCATTGTAACCGGCCTACCTTATCCGATGGAGCGCATTAGTGAGATTCGAGAGCGCTTTGAGCAGGGTTCAAAGACGGTTGTTGATGATACGCCTAATTTCTTAGAGGGGCTAGATCGGCGGGCACTGGTTGGACAACCAGTAATTAAAAAGACTAATACGGAAAGTTTCAGTATTCTTAGTCTCGCTGAGGAGGAAGATGCTCCGTCAGAGGAGAATGATTCTTTATTACTTTCCCCCCTATTTTCCAGCAGTAAGCCTAAGAAAAAAAGAAAAGGTCTCAATTTTGCGGATTAA
- a CDS encoding phospholipase D-like domain-containing protein, which translates to MFLKHRLLVPLTTLMLCMILTGCSFQSSQPVTAVSQSKVDTSQNSSSLFLEGDQIFSQADLMLRSAKSSVLLEMYELGSPSELQLLEDDGDKGIPVLVLLDAQEPQSKRSVAELKAHHVSVLVARDPLIGGRGIQHAKLLVIDDSQLLIGGMNWGKGSYKNADADVFLKGSAAQEAQAIFEKDWSSIGGSIPAGVVKETNMGQSIFSGQTLLSKLLVTLDSSSFIQASLFELSNRSLLDKLKACAKAGANVQVVLDSQLESAQNRSVVDSLRAAGVQVRMYPKGQVLHAKMLIADHTLVIGSANWSFSAFSSSGTFNHELDLFTSDQVLLSHAKSTFQEFWNSSQ; encoded by the coding sequence ATGTTTTTAAAACATCGTTTATTAGTCCCTCTTACTACGCTTATGCTATGCATGATACTTACTGGTTGTTCCTTTCAATCATCACAGCCGGTTACGGCTGTTTCTCAGTCTAAGGTTGATACTTCGCAAAACAGTTCGTCTTTGTTTTTAGAGGGGGATCAAATTTTTTCCCAGGCTGATTTGATGCTTCGTTCTGCGAAGTCCTCTGTTTTGCTCGAAATGTATGAGTTAGGAAGCCCTTCAGAGCTGCAGCTCCTTGAAGATGATGGGGACAAAGGGATTCCGGTCCTGGTTCTTCTGGATGCCCAGGAACCACAGAGCAAACGCTCTGTGGCTGAATTGAAAGCCCATCATGTTTCGGTTTTAGTAGCTCGTGATCCCTTAATTGGCGGCAGAGGGATTCAACACGCTAAATTGTTGGTTATTGATGATTCTCAGCTTTTAATTGGTGGTATGAATTGGGGTAAAGGGAGTTATAAGAATGCCGATGCAGATGTTTTCTTAAAGGGTTCTGCAGCACAAGAAGCTCAGGCCATTTTTGAAAAGGACTGGTCTTCGATCGGCGGATCTATACCTGCAGGTGTTGTCAAGGAAACGAATATGGGGCAGTCGATTTTTTCTGGCCAAACGTTACTTAGTAAGCTGCTTGTAACGTTAGATTCTTCTTCTTTTATTCAGGCATCGTTGTTTGAGCTTTCCAATCGTTCTTTGCTTGATAAGCTTAAAGCATGTGCTAAAGCAGGGGCCAACGTGCAAGTGGTTCTTGATTCTCAGTTAGAGTCTGCTCAGAATCGGTCGGTCGTTGATTCGTTGCGTGCTGCCGGTGTTCAGGTCCGTATGTATCCGAAGGGCCAGGTGCTTCATGCTAAGATGTTGATTGCCGATCACACGCTGGTTATTGGTAGCGCGAATTGGAGTTTTTCGGCCTTTTCTTCGTCCGGTACGTTTAATCATGAGCTTGATCTTTTTACGTCTGATCAGGTGTTGCTTTCTCATGCTAAGTCTACATTTCAAGAGTTTTGGAATTCGAGTCAGTAA